CTACGGCACCGGGCCCTACAGCGGCATCGAGCAGGTGCGCCTGCTCAGCGACCAGGTCACCCCGGTGTGCAGCCCGGCCTACGAGGGCGAGGCCGGGCCCTTCATCGGCCACTTCGAAACCGCCGAGGAGGTGGGCCGTGCGCGCCTGATCCGCAGCACCCTGGTGCCCTGGGGCCACTGGTTCCAGGCCTGCGGCATCGTGCTGCCCGAGCCGCGCGAAGGCGCCCAGTTCAACGACGTGGGCCTGGTGCTCGACGCCGCGGCCGCCGGCTTCGGCGTGGCGCTCACCCGGCTGAAGCTGGCCGCCGACTGGCTCAACAGCGGCCGGCTGGTGCGCCTGTCGCCACGCGCCGTGCCCTCGCCGCTGCACCACTGGCTGTGCTGGAAGCCCGGCACGCTGGCGCGCTGGGAGTGCCAGGCCTTTGTCGACTGGCTGACGCGGGCGCTGGCCACCGACTGACCCGGCCCCGGCCCGCCCGCGCGGCCTGAACACCACCTGAACGCGTGAAAAAGCTTCACGCGCGGCGGTGCCAGCTTTCACGCCCCGCCACGGGGCGCCCGCGCACCATCTCGCCCCGGCGCGGCCTGCTTGTTGTGGCTGTTGGATGCACGCAAGGCAGGGCCCCGCGCTGCGGGTCGGGCCCAGTGCATGGGCACCGGCTGCCGCGCCCAACCCGACGTTCAAACACAAGCCAGGAGACAAGCCATGCTTTGGCAGCAGGTGTACGACCCCTTCCACAACATGTGGATCTCGACCGCGCTGGCGGCCATTCCGGTGGTGGTGATGCTGGTGGCGCTGGGCTTCCTGCACATCAAGGCCCACATCGCCGCCGGCCTGGGCCTGGTGGCGGCGTTCGGCGTGGCGGTGTGGGGCTACGGCATGCCGGTGGGCCTGGCCGGCAATGCCGCGTTCTACGGCGCGCTGACCGGCCTGCTGCCGATTGGCTGGATCGTGCTGAACATCATCTTCCTGCAGCAGCTGGCCGAGGGCAACGGCAGCTTCAAGATCCTGCAGGATTCGCTCTCGGGCATCACCGCCGACCGGCGCCTGCAGCTGCTGCTGATCGCCTTTTGCTTCGGCGCGTTCTTCGAGGGTGCGGCGGGCTTCGGCACACCGGTGGCCGTGACCGCCGGCATCCTGATCGGCCTGGGCTTCAGCCCGCTGGCCGCCTCGGGCCTGAGCCTGATCGCCAACACCGCGCCGGTGGCCTTTGGCGCGCTGGGCACGCCGGTGATCACGCTGGCCAAGGTGCACGGCTACGACCTGATGGAAGTGACGGCGATGATCGGCCGCCAGCTGCCGTTCTTCAGCCTGCTGGTGCCGTTCTGGCTGATCTGGGCCTTTGCCGGGCGCAAGGCCATGTGGGAGGTGTGGCCGGCCATCCTGGTGACGGGCCTGAGCTTTGCCATCCCGCAGTACCTGGTGAGCAACTTCATCGGCCCCGAGCTGGTGGACATCATCGCCGCGCTGGTGAGCATGGTGTGCCTGGTGGGCTTCCTGAAGTTCTGGCAGCCGAAGAAGATCTGGACCTCGCCCAGCCTGAAGGGCCATGAGAGCGACGGCGGCACGGCCAAGCCGGCCACGGTGATCGTCCAGCACAGCCCGCAGGCCCTGCTGCGTGCCTGGACGCCCTGGCTGATCCTGACCGTGGCGGTGTTCGTGTGGGGCCTGCCGGCGGTGAAGAGCGCGCTCAACGACATCTGGGCGCCCAAGTTCCCGATCGGCGGCCTGCACAACCTGATCGAGAAGGTGCCGCCGGTGGTGCCCACGCCGCACAAGGAGGCCGCGGTGTACGTGCTCAACGGCTTGTCGGCCACCGGCACCGGCATCCTGCTGTCGGCGGTGGTGGGGGCGCTGGTGATGGGCTACGGCCTGGGCGACATCGTGCGCACCTTCGGCCGCACGCTGTGGCTGGTGCGCACCTCGCTGCTGACCATCGTGCTGATGCTGGCGCTCGGCACGCTCACCCGCTTCTCGGGCACCGACACCACGCTGGGCCTGGCCTTTGCCGGCACCGGCGTGCTGTACCCCTTCTTCGGCACGCTGATGGGCTGGATCGGCGTGGCCATGACCGGCTCGGACACGGCCAGCAACGTGCTGTTCGGCGGCATGCAGAAGGTGGCGGCCGAGCAGCTGGGGCTGAGCCCCAACCTGATGGGAGCGGCCAACTCCTCGGGTGGGGTGATGGGCAAGATGATCGATGCGCAGTCGATCGTGGTGGCCAGCACCGCCACCCGCTGGTTCAACCACGAAGGCGACATCCTGCGCTATGTGTTCTTCCACTCGGTGGCCCTGGCCTGCCTGGTGGGCCTGTTCGTGACGCTGCAGGCGTATGTGTGGCCGTTCACCTTGATGGTGATCCACTGATCGTCGTGATGTCTTGAGCGCGCGGCTTCGCTGGCGTGGTTTCCCATGGCTCGTTGCAGCGCGCCGGGGGTTCGCCCCGGCGGGCGACATGGGCTTGGCATGGGACACATGGCCGCCGATGGCATGGACACTCATCTGTGAAGGCTCTGGCAGCGGACGCTGCCATGCCATTGACCGCGCGCTGCGCTCAAGGGCAGAACTGGGGTCAAGGCCATGCCATGGACCAAGCCCTTCCCACACCACGCTGCGCCCGCAAGTCTTGACCGGGGGGCCCGCGCGCGTGGACCGGCTACAACTTTCTCCGGCTGGCTATGTTCGAGCCCGCGGGGCGGGCGAGGCGCCCGCCTCGATGCACCAAACAAAATGCTCAGTGGTGTCGGAAAGTTGGGATGCGCTTTCTTTGCCTACTTTCTTTTCGCAAAAAGAAAGTAGGTCGCCCGCCGGGGCGAACACCCGGCGCGCTGCAACGAACCCTGCGACACCCCAGCCAACGAGGCCAGCCCAGCGCAGCCCAGCGCGCAAGCCATCCCGGCACAACCCCACCCACCCGCGCCATTGCCCGCACCCAGGGTGCAGCCCCTTTGCGCCCAGGCGACGGGTCGTCCGGCAATCCATGCGTACAGTTGCACCGGCTGAGCCCGCCTGAGCCCAGGAGACACCGATGAACGCCCCGACACCCGCCCTGGCCCTGACGGCCACCGCGGCCCCCACCGACAGCCCCGACCGTGCCGCCCGCGCCGAGCGCCAGCGCGAGGTGGTGGCCGCGCTGGCGCGCCAGCTGCCGGCCCATGCGCTGCTGTGGCAGGCCGAGGACACCGTGCCCTACGAGTGCGACGGCCTCACCGCCTACCGCGAGCGGCCGCTGGTGGTGGCCCTGCCCGAAACCGAAGACCAGGTGGCCGCCGTGCTGCGCGCCTGCCATGCGCTGCAGGTGCCGGTGGTGGCCCGCGGCGCCGGCACGGGTCTC
The genomic region above belongs to Aquabacterium sp. OR-4 and contains:
- a CDS encoding L-lactate permease is translated as MLWQQVYDPFHNMWISTALAAIPVVVMLVALGFLHIKAHIAAGLGLVAAFGVAVWGYGMPVGLAGNAAFYGALTGLLPIGWIVLNIIFLQQLAEGNGSFKILQDSLSGITADRRLQLLLIAFCFGAFFEGAAGFGTPVAVTAGILIGLGFSPLAASGLSLIANTAPVAFGALGTPVITLAKVHGYDLMEVTAMIGRQLPFFSLLVPFWLIWAFAGRKAMWEVWPAILVTGLSFAIPQYLVSNFIGPELVDIIAALVSMVCLVGFLKFWQPKKIWTSPSLKGHESDGGTAKPATVIVQHSPQALLRAWTPWLILTVAVFVWGLPAVKSALNDIWAPKFPIGGLHNLIEKVPPVVPTPHKEAAVYVLNGLSATGTGILLSAVVGALVMGYGLGDIVRTFGRTLWLVRTSLLTIVLMLALGTLTRFSGTDTTLGLAFAGTGVLYPFFGTLMGWIGVAMTGSDTASNVLFGGMQKVAAEQLGLSPNLMGAANSSGGVMGKMIDAQSIVVASTATRWFNHEGDILRYVFFHSVALACLVGLFVTLQAYVWPFTLMVIH
- a CDS encoding LysR substrate-binding domain-containing protein, with the translated sequence MPAPRIPPIANLQAFEAVARLRSVSGAADELAVTPSAVSHRIRQLESQLGRRLFSRADFTLSADGAAYLTQVRLGLQALAQLPGLDAPAQPVARLRLAVTPTFSRQILLPRLAAFRHAYPEVELVMQVAIPLADLKAEEADLEIRYGTGPYSGIEQVRLLSDQVTPVCSPAYEGEAGPFIGHFETAEEVGRARLIRSTLVPWGHWFQACGIVLPEPREGAQFNDVGLVLDAAAAGFGVALTRLKLAADWLNSGRLVRLSPRAVPSPLHHWLCWKPGTLARWECQAFVDWLTRALATD